Proteins found in one Coffea eugenioides isolate CCC68of chromosome 5, Ceug_1.0, whole genome shotgun sequence genomic segment:
- the LOC113769946 gene encoding DNA repair protein XRCC2 homolog isoform X1, whose protein sequence is MESTVKDWIKADETAKEMLTRLFTERPFLPLPPPLHKLPLRPGNVIEVAGPPSSAKTHILMQAAISCILPKQWKGVQFGGMERLAVFVDLDCRFDVLRFSRLLKHKLIQANSNDMKSQTQYDEELFAECMRRFLYIRCYNSLEFLATLKTMNNQLQKQKDIQGVGVHLLVLDSIGAFYWMDRALPSLLVGGSNRKSLSLQSVMENVVQDLQKLLLVHPLLVLATKNSISGDKSTADELMRNTSSGPRPKHREYMPSVWQSFVTHRIHVAASEHDGDHRRQRTYLTEWILPSVNFSDRFVINEDGVSLIS, encoded by the exons ATGGAGTCAACAGTGAAAGATTGGATAAAAGCCGATGAAACAGCTAAAGAAATGCTCACTCGGCTCTTCACGGAGCGACCCTTTTTGCCACTGCCTCCGCCGCTTCACAAGCTTCCTCTCCGGCCCGGAAACGTCATCGAGGTTGCCGGCCCTCCTTCTTCCGCTAAAACCCACATCTTAATGCAG GCTGCGATTAGTTGTATTTTGCCTAAGCAATGGAAAGGCGTCCAGTTTGGAGGCATGGAGCGGTTAGCTGTTTTTGTTGACTTGGATTGTCGGTTCGATGTTTTACGCTTTTCCCGATTGTTAAAGCACAAATTAATTCAAGCCAATAGCAACG ATATGAAGTCACAAACTCAATATGATGAAGAATTATTTGCTGAGTGCATGAGACGCTTCTTATACATCCGTTGTTACAATAGTTTAGAATTTCTTGCCACTCTTAAG ACTATGAATAATCAACTTCAAAAGCAAAAGGACATACAAGGTGTTGGTGTTCATTTGCTTGTGTTGGACAG CATTGGAGCTTTCTACTGGATGGATCGTGCTTTGCCATCACTACTTGTAGGAGGCAGCAACAG GAAAAGCCTTTCTCTTCAAAGTGTGATGGAAAATGTGGTTCAGGATCTTCAGAAGCTTCTCTTGGTGCATCCGTTGCTTGTTTTAGCTACGAAGAACTCAATTTCTGGGGACAAATCTACAGCAGATGAACTTATGAG GAATACAAGTAGTGGTCCTCGGCCCAAACATCGTGAATATATGCCTTCAGTCTGGCAG TCCTTTGTTACTCACAGGATACATGTTGCAGCATCAG AGCACGACGGCGACCATCGAAGACAACGCACTTACTTGACAGAATGGATTTTGCCTTCAGTAAACTTTTCAGATAGATTCGTTATAAATGAA GATGGTGTTTCTCTCATATCATGA
- the LOC113769946 gene encoding DNA repair protein XRCC2 homolog isoform X3, which yields MESTVKDWIKADETAKEMLTRLFTERPFLPLPPPLHKLPLRPGNVIEVAGPPSSAKTHILMQAAISCILPKQWKGVQFGGMERLAVFVDLDCRFDVLRFSRLLKHKLIQANSNDMKSQTQYDEELFAECMRRFLYIRCYNSLEFLATLKTMNNQLQKQKDIQGVGVHLLVLDRKSLSLQSVMENVVQDLQKLLLVHPLLVLATKNSISGDKSTADELMRNTSSGPRPKHREYMPSVWQSFVTHRIHVAASEHDGDHRRQRTYLTEWILPSVNFSDRFVINEDGVSLIS from the exons ATGGAGTCAACAGTGAAAGATTGGATAAAAGCCGATGAAACAGCTAAAGAAATGCTCACTCGGCTCTTCACGGAGCGACCCTTTTTGCCACTGCCTCCGCCGCTTCACAAGCTTCCTCTCCGGCCCGGAAACGTCATCGAGGTTGCCGGCCCTCCTTCTTCCGCTAAAACCCACATCTTAATGCAG GCTGCGATTAGTTGTATTTTGCCTAAGCAATGGAAAGGCGTCCAGTTTGGAGGCATGGAGCGGTTAGCTGTTTTTGTTGACTTGGATTGTCGGTTCGATGTTTTACGCTTTTCCCGATTGTTAAAGCACAAATTAATTCAAGCCAATAGCAACG ATATGAAGTCACAAACTCAATATGATGAAGAATTATTTGCTGAGTGCATGAGACGCTTCTTATACATCCGTTGTTACAATAGTTTAGAATTTCTTGCCACTCTTAAG ACTATGAATAATCAACTTCAAAAGCAAAAGGACATACAAGGTGTTGGTGTTCATTTGCTTGTGTTGGACAG GAAAAGCCTTTCTCTTCAAAGTGTGATGGAAAATGTGGTTCAGGATCTTCAGAAGCTTCTCTTGGTGCATCCGTTGCTTGTTTTAGCTACGAAGAACTCAATTTCTGGGGACAAATCTACAGCAGATGAACTTATGAG GAATACAAGTAGTGGTCCTCGGCCCAAACATCGTGAATATATGCCTTCAGTCTGGCAG TCCTTTGTTACTCACAGGATACATGTTGCAGCATCAG AGCACGACGGCGACCATCGAAGACAACGCACTTACTTGACAGAATGGATTTTGCCTTCAGTAAACTTTTCAGATAGATTCGTTATAAATGAA GATGGTGTTTCTCTCATATCATGA
- the LOC113769946 gene encoding DNA repair protein XRCC2 homolog isoform X2, translated as MESTVKDWIKADETAKEMLTRLFTERPFLPLPPPLHKLPLRPGNVIEVAGPPSSAKTHILMQAAISCILPKQWKGVQFGGMERLAVFVDLDCRFDVLRFSRLLKHKLIQANSNDMKSQTQYDEELFAECMRRFLYIRCYNSLEFLATLKTMNNQLQKQKDIQGVGVHLLVLDSIGAFYWMDRALPSLLVGGSNRKSLSLQSVMENVVQDLQKLLLVHPLLVLATKNSISGDKSTADELMRNTSSGPRPKHREYMPSVWQVNTFLVAAVLCYSQDTCCSIRARRRPSKTTHLLDRMDFAFSKLFR; from the exons ATGGAGTCAACAGTGAAAGATTGGATAAAAGCCGATGAAACAGCTAAAGAAATGCTCACTCGGCTCTTCACGGAGCGACCCTTTTTGCCACTGCCTCCGCCGCTTCACAAGCTTCCTCTCCGGCCCGGAAACGTCATCGAGGTTGCCGGCCCTCCTTCTTCCGCTAAAACCCACATCTTAATGCAG GCTGCGATTAGTTGTATTTTGCCTAAGCAATGGAAAGGCGTCCAGTTTGGAGGCATGGAGCGGTTAGCTGTTTTTGTTGACTTGGATTGTCGGTTCGATGTTTTACGCTTTTCCCGATTGTTAAAGCACAAATTAATTCAAGCCAATAGCAACG ATATGAAGTCACAAACTCAATATGATGAAGAATTATTTGCTGAGTGCATGAGACGCTTCTTATACATCCGTTGTTACAATAGTTTAGAATTTCTTGCCACTCTTAAG ACTATGAATAATCAACTTCAAAAGCAAAAGGACATACAAGGTGTTGGTGTTCATTTGCTTGTGTTGGACAG CATTGGAGCTTTCTACTGGATGGATCGTGCTTTGCCATCACTACTTGTAGGAGGCAGCAACAG GAAAAGCCTTTCTCTTCAAAGTGTGATGGAAAATGTGGTTCAGGATCTTCAGAAGCTTCTCTTGGTGCATCCGTTGCTTGTTTTAGCTACGAAGAACTCAATTTCTGGGGACAAATCTACAGCAGATGAACTTATGAG GAATACAAGTAGTGGTCCTCGGCCCAAACATCGTGAATATATGCCTTCAGTCTGGCAG GTTAACACATTTTTGGTTGCTGCAGTCCTTTGTTACTCACAGGATACATGTTGCAGCATCAG AGCACGACGGCGACCATCGAAGACAACGCACTTACTTGACAGAATGGATTTTGCCTTCAGTAAACTTTTCAGATAG
- the LOC113771223 gene encoding E3 ubiquitin-protein ligase CIP8-like, translating to MASDFLFEPPSDKEIEYEHDDNKDDSGEEDREAENDTVNEEEDEISISPAKKNKKSKHSPWDFSSYSQSVADEHARRCTIAMGETSRNLAETDSGGRRGASPASKASVEALETTKIKSELEALACAVCKDIVGVGEMVKKLPCGHGYHGDCIIPWLGSRNSCHVCRYELPTDDAEYEEERKKRAAAAAAPSSSSCGIGSISGDYETQFF from the exons ATGGCTTCAGATTTCTTGTTTGAACCCCCGAGCGATAAGGAAATCGAGTACGAGCATGATGACAATAAGGACGACTCAGGCGAAGAAGATAGAGAAGCGGAAAATGACACCGTTAACGAGGAGGAAGACGAAATATCAATTTCTCCAgctaaaaagaataaaaaatccaAGCACTCTCCCTGGGATTTCTCTTCCTACTCCCAGTCAGTTGCCGACGAGCATGCCCGCCGCTGCACCATT GCGATGGGCGAAACTAGTCGAAACTTGGCCGAAACTGATAGCGGTGGGCGGCGAGGAGCGTCTCCCGCATCAAAAGCTTCTGTAGAAGCATTAGAAACCACGAAGATTAAGTCCGAATTGGAGGCATTGGCTTGTGCTGTATGTAAAGATATAGTTGGTGTTGGAGAAATGGTAAAGAAATTGCCTTGTGGACATGGGTATCATGGGGATTGTATCATACCGTGGTTGGGGTCGAGAAATTCGTGTCATGTATGTAGGTATGAGTTGCCGACAGATGATGCAGAGTatgaggaagaaaggaaaaagagagctGCTGCTGCCGCTGCCCCGAGTTCTTCTTCCTGTGGCATTGGCAGTATTAGTGGTGATTACGAGACTCAGTTCTTCTAA